In the Ipomoea triloba cultivar NCNSP0323 chromosome 6, ASM357664v1 genome, one interval contains:
- the LOC116022217 gene encoding uncharacterized protein LOC116022217, whose amino-acid sequence MRHSWGKLPRCCAISARQSFISSAFSTSSGGSGWGRGHGGGGFGSDNSPIFGITPNNDAKDDKSAAAPQPPSGIGHGRGSGKPFPSSSDPFVADNASADAPAGRGRGVPGPISVPPPSQQRMPLQQPQPMFFVEGEKSSDSQPKASADSSLPPSILSVLSGAGRGKPTVTPPVSEKPKEENRHLRVRKTPQAESSKPPSPRLSREEAVKKAVGVLSRGDDDGGSGRGAMAPRGGRGFSARGRGGRRGGRGGGGRGRMGRREGIQQDSGDEYGDVFEVGDDAAAEKLAQKVGPEIADQLAQGIEEMGPRVFPSLIEDAYLDALDTNLKIECEEEYMMGEFDMNPDIDEKPPIPLRDALEKMKPFLMVYEGIESQEEWEEVMKETMEVRLPIIKEIVDHYSGPDRVTAKQQHEELNRVAATLPQSAPTSVKLFTERAVQSLQSNPSWGFHKKCQFMDKLVYEVSKQYK is encoded by the exons ATGAGACACAGCTGGGGAAAGCTTCCACGCTGCTGCGCAATCTCCGCCCGTCAATCTTTCATTTCTTCCGCATTCTCAACTTCCTCCGGCGGCAGCGGATGGGGCCGAGGTCATGGAGGTGGTGGATTTGGCTCCGACAACTCTCCCATCTTTGGAATTACTCCTAACAATGATGCGAAGGATGATAAGTCAGCTGCTGCCCCACAGCCACCGAGTGGAATTGGGCACGGTCGTGGAAGCGGTAAGCCCTTCCCCTCCTCCTCAGATCCGTTTGTGGCAGATAATGCTTCTGCCGACGCCCCTGCTGGCCGCGGCCGAGGTGTTCCCGGACCAATTTCTGTTCCACCACCATCCCAACAGCGGATGCCGCTGCAACAACCGCAACCTATGTTCTTCGTGGAAGGAGAAAAGTCTTCCGATTCCCAACCCAAGGCGTCTGCGGATTCCAGTCTCCCTCCTAGTATCCTTTCCGTGCTATCCGGTGCTGGGCGTGGAAAGCCCACAGTAACACCTCCTGTTTCAGAAAAACCTAAGGAAGAAAACCGGCATCTAAGGGTGAGGAAAACTCCTCAAGCTGAATCTAGCAAGCCTCCCAGCCCAAGATTGAGCAGGGAGGAAGCAGTTAAAAAGGCAGTTGGGGTACTGTCTAGGGGTGATGATGATGGTGGGAGCGGAAGAGGGGCAATGGCTCCACGGGGTGGACGCGGGTTCAGTGCACGAGGGAGAGggggaagaagaggaggaagggGAGGAGGGGGAAGAGGAAGAATGGGAAGGCGAGAAGGTATACAGCAAGATAGTGGTGATGAATATGGTGATGTCTTTGAAGTTGGTGATGATGCTGCTGCGGAGAAATTGGCTCAAAAGGTTGGTCCTGAAATCGCGGATCAATTGGCTCAAGGCATTGAAGAGATGGGTCCTAGGGTATTCCCATCTCTGATTGAGGATGCTTATCTTGATGCACTTGATACCAACCTAAAG ATTGAATGTGAAGAAGAGTACATGATGGGAGAGTTTGACATGAATCCTGATATTGACGAGAAACCTCCAATTCCTCTTCGTGATGCTCTTGAGAAGATGAAACCATTCCTTATGGTGTATGAAGGAATTGAAAGCCAAGAAGAGTGGGAG GAAGTCATGAAAGAAACCATGGAGGTGAGGCTCCCCATTATTAAAGAAATTGTTGACCACTACAGTGGCCCTGACAGAGTAACAGCAAAGCAGCAGCACGAGGAGTTGAACAGAGTTGCAGCAACTCTTCCACAAAGTGCACCCACTTCTGTGAAGCTGTTTACGGAACGTGCTGTTCAGTCACTGCAG AGCAATCCAAGTTGGGGATTCCACAAAAAATGCCAGTTCATGGATAAGCTTGTGTATGAGGTTTCCAAGCAATACAAGTGA